One uncultured Alphaproteobacteria bacterium genomic region harbors:
- a CDS encoding conserved hypothetical protein (Evidence 4 : Homologs of previously reported genes of unknown function) — MDRYWDDLRVGECWTSAPFTVSAEEIVAFGRAYDPQPMHTDPAAAARGRFGGLIASGWHVAALAMRAFVGAKPFGDTPLLGIGVDELRWLKPVRPGDELTVRREVIELKRSESKPDRGMVRTRGTVTDGSGETVMTVEVLTQMPLRPTGP; from the coding sequence ATGGACCGCTACTGGGACGATCTCCGCGTCGGCGAATGCTGGACCAGCGCGCCGTTCACCGTCTCCGCCGAGGAGATCGTCGCCTTCGGCCGCGCCTACGATCCGCAGCCGATGCACACCGACCCCGCGGCGGCCGCGCGGGGCCGCTTCGGCGGCCTGATCGCAAGCGGCTGGCACGTCGCCGCGCTGGCGATGCGCGCCTTCGTCGGCGCGAAGCCGTTCGGCGACACGCCGCTCCTCGGCATCGGCGTCGACGAACTGCGCTGGCTGAAGCCGGTGCGGCCGGGCGACGAGCTCACCGTGCGGCGCGAGGTGATCGAACTCAAGCGTTCGGAAAGCAAGCCCGACCGCGGCATGGTCCGCACCCGCGGCACCGTGACCGACGGGAGCGGCGAGACGGTGATGACCGTCGAGGTGCTCACCCAGATGCCGCTCCGCCCCACGGGGCCCTGA
- a CDS encoding NADPH-dependent FMN reductase produces MQPKILGISGSLRRESFNTAILRTLGESLSGVDFEIFPLNDVPLYDQDADTATPPAGVAALRQAILAADGLVIASPEYNYGVSGVLKNALDWASRPYGKSALNRKPVMTLTSSPAFTGGVRAQSSLHETLFAVGARPLARAQIVVALVHEKIKDGRLADDATLGFLKAGADDLLKEIARLKIAVGA; encoded by the coding sequence ATGCAGCCCAAGATTCTCGGGATTTCCGGCAGCCTCCGCCGGGAGTCGTTCAACACCGCGATCCTCAGGACCCTCGGCGAAAGCCTGAGCGGCGTGGATTTCGAGATTTTCCCCCTCAACGACGTGCCGCTCTACGACCAGGACGCCGACACCGCCACGCCGCCCGCCGGAGTGGCGGCGCTGCGCCAAGCGATCCTCGCCGCCGACGGTCTGGTGATCGCCTCGCCGGAATACAATTACGGCGTCTCCGGCGTGCTCAAGAACGCGCTCGACTGGGCCTCGCGCCCCTACGGCAAATCGGCGCTGAACCGCAAGCCGGTGATGACCCTGACCTCCTCGCCCGCCTTCACCGGCGGCGTGCGCGCGCAGTCGTCGCTGCACGAGACCCTGTTCGCGGTCGGCGCGCGGCCGCTGGCGCGGGCGCAGATCGTCGTCGCCCTGGTGCACGAAAAGATCAAGGACGGCCGCCTCGCCGACGACGCCACCCTCGGCTTCCTCAAGGCGGGCGCCGACGATCTGCTGAAGGAGATCGCCCGTCTGAAGATCGCGGTCGGAGCCTGA
- a CDS encoding conserved hypothetical protein (Evidence 4 : Homologs of previously reported genes of unknown function), with protein MAMRAGSADLPLHSGRVPAWLHTRMAALGALIAEAIVREYGRDEFLRRLAHPFWFQSFGAVMGMNWHSSGITTSVIGALKRGLAPLSAELGLSVCGGRGRHSRATPAELRAVGERTGLDGDALARASRLVAKVDGAAVQDGFALYLHGFVVADDGKWAVIQQGMNDRTARRYHWLSEGLTSFVDSPHAAIAGPNRGEIVNLADRRAAGSRARQLDLLRDFGPGRIVREVAAIEGRAAPAQPSLPHLALPAHHEVRGEDVILRRLHGAFAAAAEAGPRDFPDLLLVPGVGPRTVRALAQVAEVVHGAPCRFADPARFAFAHGGKDRHPFPVPLAVYDRTLAVLRDAVARAKLGNDDRMAALKRLDAESRRLERTAAGPSAAAAIAAELRASHGFGGMSVFGPEPAVAETATERSAAAPCAGEKRA; from the coding sequence ATGGCGATGCGCGCCGGCAGCGCCGACCTGCCGCTCCACTCCGGCCGGGTACCCGCCTGGCTGCACACCCGGATGGCCGCGCTCGGCGCGCTGATCGCCGAGGCGATCGTGCGCGAGTACGGCCGCGACGAATTTCTTCGCCGCCTCGCCCACCCGTTCTGGTTCCAGAGCTTCGGCGCGGTGATGGGCATGAACTGGCATTCCTCCGGCATCACCACCTCGGTGATCGGCGCGCTCAAGCGCGGCCTCGCGCCGCTGTCGGCGGAACTCGGGCTCAGCGTCTGCGGCGGCCGCGGCAGGCACTCCCGCGCCACTCCCGCCGAACTCCGCGCGGTGGGCGAACGCACCGGCCTCGACGGCGACGCGCTGGCGCGCGCCAGCCGCCTCGTCGCCAAGGTCGACGGCGCGGCGGTGCAGGACGGCTTCGCCCTCTACCTGCACGGCTTCGTCGTCGCCGACGACGGCAAATGGGCGGTGATCCAGCAGGGCATGAACGACCGTACCGCGCGGCGCTACCACTGGCTTTCCGAAGGATTGACGAGCTTCGTCGATTCGCCCCACGCCGCGATCGCGGGGCCCAACCGCGGCGAGATCGTCAACCTCGCCGACCGCCGCGCCGCCGGATCCCGCGCGCGCCAGCTCGACCTGCTGCGCGATTTCGGCCCCGGCCGGATCGTGCGCGAGGTGGCGGCGATCGAGGGCCGCGCCGCGCCCGCGCAGCCGTCGCTGCCGCACCTCGCGCTGCCCGCGCATCACGAGGTGCGCGGCGAGGACGTGATCCTCCGCCGCCTCCACGGCGCATTCGCCGCCGCCGCCGAGGCGGGGCCGCGCGACTTCCCCGACCTGCTGCTGGTGCCGGGGGTGGGGCCGCGCACGGTGCGCGCCCTCGCGCAGGTCGCCGAAGTGGTGCACGGCGCCCCCTGCCGTTTCGCCGATCCGGCGCGCTTCGCCTTCGCCCACGGCGGCAAGGACCGCCACCCCTTTCCGGTTCCGCTCGCGGTCTACGACCGCACCCTCGCGGTGCTGCGCGACGCGGTGGCGCGGGCGAAACTCGGCAACGACGACCGGATGGCCGCGCTCAAGCGCCTCGACGCCGAAAGCCGCCGCCTCGAACGCACCGCCGCGGGCCCCTCGGCGGCGGCGGCGATCGCGGCGGAACTGCGGGCGTCCCACGGCTTCGGCGGGATGAGCGTGTTCGGTCCCGAGCCCGCCGTTGCCGAAACCGCGACAGAGCGTTCCGCCGCCGCGCCTTGTGCCGGGGAAAAACGCGCATAG
- a CDS encoding conserved exported hypothetical protein (Evidence 4 : Homologs of previously reported genes of unknown function) has protein sequence MRKFPILLAALMLSAAPAFAADPARVADTAKGKALVDPQGMTLYTFDKDTPGKSNCYDKCAANWPPLTAPAGAKGTGDWSVVPRTDGGAQWAYKGMPLYGWVKDSKPGETSGDGVGGVWHVAQP, from the coding sequence ATGCGCAAGTTCCCGATCCTTCTCGCCGCCCTGATGCTCTCGGCCGCGCCCGCGTTCGCCGCCGACCCGGCCCGGGTCGCCGACACCGCCAAGGGCAAGGCGCTGGTCGATCCCCAGGGGATGACCCTCTACACCTTCGACAAGGACACCCCCGGCAAGAGCAACTGCTACGACAAATGCGCCGCCAACTGGCCGCCGCTGACGGCCCCGGCCGGAGCCAAGGGAACCGGCGACTGGAGCGTGGTGCCGCGCACCGACGGCGGCGCCCAGTGGGCCTACAAGGGCATGCCGCTCTACGGCTGGGTGAAGGACAGCAAGCCCGGCGAGACCTCGGGCGACGGCGTCGGCGGCGTCTGGCACGTCGCGCAGCCGTAA
- the osmC gene encoding osmotically inducible, stress-inducible membrane protein (Evidence 2a : Function of homologous gene experimentally demonstrated in an other organism; PubMedId : 14512736, 9298646; Product type m : membrane component) produces MKIVRKASAVWSGGLKDGKGAISTESGALTGKVYGFAMRFGDEKGTNPEELIGAAHAGCFTMALSKILGDAGYVATQMDTEAKVTMEEKDGGFAITAIRLSIQAKIPNIDEAKFTELADAAKVGCPISKLLNTEIALDAKLVI; encoded by the coding sequence ATGAAAATCGTGCGCAAGGCATCGGCGGTCTGGTCCGGCGGCCTCAAGGACGGCAAGGGTGCGATCTCGACCGAAAGCGGCGCGCTCACCGGCAAGGTCTACGGCTTCGCGATGCGCTTCGGCGACGAAAAGGGCACCAATCCGGAAGAGCTGATCGGCGCGGCGCATGCGGGCTGCTTCACCATGGCGCTGTCGAAGATCCTCGGCGACGCGGGCTACGTGGCGACGCAGATGGACACCGAGGCCAAGGTGACGATGGAGGAGAAGGACGGCGGCTTCGCGATCACCGCCATCCGCCTGTCGATCCAGGCGAAGATTCCCAACATCGACGAGGCCAAGTTCACCGAGCTCGCCGACGCCGCCAAGGTCGGATGCCCGATCTCGAAGCTGCTGAACACCGAGATCGCCCTCGACGCCAAGCTGGTGATCTGA
- a CDS encoding membrane hypothetical protein (Evidence 5 : No homology to any previously reported sequences): MPALLRGRPAIPAITGSLVALLGLGLAALGGRLQVLGGTPYYFAAGVGLLASGVLIALARRTGVWLYLMVLGGTVVRAIAEVGLDGWALIPRVVAPAVLGLWLCAPPVWARVERYAGVRPEYARRQSWAGMAACAALIALVFALVFAVGDRVTEARFLQLSAPTRWKAPEPPTGITPANVAALEKGVVVLHRRPAVRGRGRDGPRVRLP; this comes from the coding sequence ATGCCCGCTCTTCTCCGCGGCCGCCCGGCGATTCCCGCGATCACCGGCAGTCTCGTCGCGCTCCTCGGTCTCGGCCTCGCCGCGCTCGGCGGCCGGCTCCAGGTTCTCGGCGGCACCCCCTACTATTTCGCCGCCGGAGTCGGGCTCCTCGCGAGCGGCGTGCTGATCGCCCTCGCCCGCCGCACCGGCGTCTGGCTCTATCTCATGGTTCTCGGCGGCACGGTGGTCCGGGCGATCGCCGAGGTCGGGCTCGACGGCTGGGCGCTGATCCCGCGGGTGGTCGCCCCGGCGGTTCTCGGGCTGTGGCTGTGCGCGCCGCCGGTGTGGGCGCGGGTGGAGCGTTACGCCGGAGTGCGCCCCGAATACGCGCGGCGGCAGTCGTGGGCGGGCATGGCCGCGTGCGCGGCGCTGATCGCGCTGGTGTTCGCGCTGGTGTTCGCGGTGGGCGACCGCGTCACCGAAGCGCGCTTCCTCCAGCTCTCCGCGCCGACCCGATGGAAAGCGCCCGAGCCGCCGACCGGCATCACTCCCGCCAACGTCGCCGCGCTGGAAAAAGGTGTGGTCGTTCTCCACCGGAGACCTGCCGTGCGAGGGCGAGGCCGCGATGGGCCGAGAGTTCGGTTGCCGTGA
- the imuA gene encoding Protein ImuA, translating into MRTALAALRAEIGRLERRHSGEVLPFGLAALDAHLPGGGLARAALHEVSGAGAGAEHGAAAALFAAGLAARCAGPVLWCLARPDLFAPALAQAGLEPDRVIYVTAGDDAGVLGCLEEGLRHGGLGAVVGEVARLPMVASRRLQLAAEAGGTLGLVVRRLRRGADAFAQPSAATTRWRIAALPAAPLPVPGVGRPRWRLELVRCRGAEAATFDVEACDGAGRLAVPAHLGDRPAAARGAGAAA; encoded by the coding sequence GTGCGCACCGCCCTTGCCGCCTTGCGGGCCGAGATCGGCCGCCTCGAACGCCGCCATTCCGGCGAGGTGCTGCCGTTCGGCCTCGCCGCGCTGGACGCGCACCTGCCCGGCGGCGGGCTCGCCCGCGCCGCGCTGCACGAGGTGAGCGGCGCGGGGGCGGGCGCGGAGCACGGCGCGGCGGCGGCGCTGTTCGCCGCCGGGCTTGCGGCGCGCTGCGCCGGACCGGTGCTGTGGTGCCTCGCCCGGCCCGATCTCTTCGCTCCGGCGCTCGCCCAGGCGGGCCTGGAGCCGGACCGGGTGATCTACGTGACCGCCGGAGACGACGCCGGAGTGCTCGGCTGCCTGGAGGAGGGGCTGCGCCACGGCGGCCTCGGCGCGGTGGTGGGGGAGGTTGCCCGCCTGCCGATGGTCGCCTCGCGGCGGCTGCAACTGGCGGCGGAGGCGGGCGGCACCCTGGGACTGGTGGTGCGGCGGCTGCGCCGCGGCGCCGACGCCTTCGCCCAACCCTCGGCGGCGACGACGCGCTGGCGGATCGCCGCGCTGCCCGCCGCGCCGCTGCCGGTACCGGGGGTGGGGCGGCCGCGCTGGCGGCTGGAACTGGTGCGCTGCCGCGGCGCGGAGGCGGCGACATTCGACGTGGAGGCTTGCGATGGCGCGGGTCGTCTCGCTGTTCCTGCCCACCTGGGCGACCGACCGGCTGCGGCGCGCGGAGCCGGGGCTGCCGCCTGA
- the imuB gene encoding Protein ImuB encodes MARVVSLFLPTWATDRLRRAEPGLPPERPLILVGRDGRRRVVTAADRAAQALGIAPGMAASRAQALAAGLDIRAAAPAADRAALERLAVWALRYTPVAAADPPDGLVLDTTGADHLHGGEAALLADLLARCAAAGYAARAAIAPTWGLAHGLARHAARSPVIVPPEAAARVAARLPLAALRLPSATVAALGFATAGELAAQPRAPLALRFGPEVGLRLDQAFGDAPEPVVPARDPQRVEARRAFAEPIAAAETIARYLDRLAAQLCETLERRGLGARRVDLRADRVDRSAQVERVGLAAPMRDPARLGRLLRERIECLDPGFGIEILTLSATAAEPLTARQGSLGAPDRPEIAGLIDTLANRVGAVNLHRARPVASDVPERSVARADALAPATGETWSDPWPRPARLFARPEPIEAMALLPDHPPVAFTWRGRRRRVAKGDGPERVFGEWWAADAEWIAVRDYFRVEDEGGERFWIFRAGDGETPATGSHRWFLHGIFG; translated from the coding sequence ATGGCGCGGGTCGTCTCGCTGTTCCTGCCCACCTGGGCGACCGACCGGCTGCGGCGCGCGGAGCCGGGGCTGCCGCCTGAGCGGCCGCTGATCCTGGTCGGCCGCGACGGCCGCCGCCGCGTGGTGACGGCGGCGGACCGCGCCGCGCAGGCCCTCGGCATCGCCCCCGGCATGGCGGCGAGCCGGGCGCAGGCGCTCGCCGCCGGGCTGGACATCCGCGCCGCCGCGCCCGCCGCCGACCGCGCCGCGCTGGAGCGCCTCGCGGTGTGGGCGCTGCGCTACACTCCGGTGGCGGCCGCCGACCCGCCCGATGGACTGGTGCTCGACACCACCGGCGCCGACCACCTGCACGGCGGCGAGGCGGCGCTGCTCGCCGATCTGCTGGCGCGCTGCGCCGCCGCCGGATACGCCGCCCGCGCCGCGATCGCGCCCACCTGGGGGCTGGCCCACGGCCTCGCCCGCCATGCCGCGCGCTCGCCCGTGATCGTGCCGCCCGAGGCGGCGGCGCGGGTCGCCGCGCGCCTGCCGCTCGCGGCGTTGCGGCTGCCGTCCGCCACCGTCGCCGCGCTCGGCTTCGCCACCGCCGGGGAGCTTGCGGCGCAACCGCGCGCACCGCTGGCGCTGCGTTTCGGTCCCGAGGTCGGGTTGCGGCTCGATCAGGCGTTCGGCGACGCGCCCGAGCCGGTGGTTCCGGCGCGCGATCCGCAGCGGGTGGAGGCGCGCCGCGCCTTCGCCGAACCGATCGCCGCCGCCGAAACCATCGCCAGGTATCTCGACCGCCTCGCCGCGCAGCTGTGCGAAACCCTGGAGCGCCGCGGCCTCGGCGCGCGGCGGGTGGACCTGCGCGCCGACCGGGTGGACCGCAGCGCCCAGGTTGAGCGGGTCGGGCTCGCCGCGCCGATGCGCGATCCGGCGCGCCTCGGTCGGTTGTTGCGCGAGCGGATCGAATGTCTCGACCCCGGTTTCGGCATCGAGATCCTCACCCTTTCCGCCACCGCCGCCGAGCCCCTGACGGCGCGTCAGGGGAGCCTCGGCGCGCCGGACCGGCCCGAGATCGCGGGCCTGATCGACACCCTCGCCAACCGCGTCGGCGCGGTGAATCTCCACCGCGCCCGCCCGGTGGCGAGCGACGTGCCGGAGCGCAGCGTCGCCCGCGCCGACGCGCTCGCGCCCGCCACCGGCGAAACCTGGAGCGACCCGTGGCCGCGCCCGGCGCGCCTGTTCGCGCGCCCCGAGCCGATCGAGGCGATGGCGCTGCTGCCCGACCATCCGCCGGTGGCGTTCACCTGGCGCGGTCGCCGCAGGCGCGTCGCCAAGGGCGATGGCCCGGAGCGGGTGTTCGGCGAGTGGTGGGCGGCGGACGCCGAGTGGATCGCGGTGCGCGACTACTTCCGCGTCGAGGACGAGGGCGGCGAGCGCTTCTGGATCTTCCGCGCCGGCGACGGCGAAACCCCCGCCACCGGCTCGCACCGCTGGTTCCTGCACGGGATCTTCGGCTGA
- the dnaE2 gene encoding Error-prone DNA polymerase 1 encodes MTYAELQVTTHFSFLRGASSAEELFAQAALLGLPALGVADRHSLAGIVRAHEAAKATGVRLVVGCRLDLAEGAAVLVYPVDRDAYARLCRLLTLGKGRGGKGRCVLGWADLAALAGGTMAILVPDRADDACAGDLRRLRGVFGADASLALTLRRRPNDQLRLHELAELARCERVAAVVTNDVLYHLPGRRILQDVVTCIRHGKTIDDLGFLRERHADRYLKPPAEMARLFPRYPEALARAAEIADRCRFSLDELAYQYPEERSFPGLTPQQALARRVAEGAARRYPGGVPETVRASLEHELTLIGRLAYAPYFLTVDSIVRHARSRGILCQGRGSAANSAVCYVLGITAIDPARHDLLFERFVSAERREPPDIDVDFEHERREEVIQWVYDTYGRDRAALCAVVTRYRARGALRDVGKALGLTEDVIKALSGRVWGWGSRGLTADEAAEIGFDPADRRLRLALDLAELLIGTPRHLSQHPGGFVLTRDRLDGLVPIEPAAMADRQVIEWDKDDIDALGFMKVDCLALGMLSCLRRGLDLLAAHKGVVLDLAGIPAEDPETYAMIARADTVGVFQIESRAQMAMLPRLRPKTFYDLVIQVAIVRPGPIQGDMVHPYLRRRDGKEPVDYPSDDLRAVLEKTLGVPLFQEQAMRVAIVGAGFTPSEADQLRRSMATFRSRGGVSAFAEKLVGGMVAKGYSREFAERTFRQLEGFGSYGFPESHAASFALIAYASSWLKRHHPEVFCAALLNAQPMGFYAPAQIVRDAREHGVTVRPACVNASRWDCTLEPDGPGRFAVRLGLRMVKGLANAAAARLVAARGAGRFASPDDLWRRAGVPAAALVRLAEADAFHPAFGLARREALWALKGLRDEPLPLFAAAAARESFPEAAEPAVALKPMAAGGEVAADYGRLGLSLRAHPLSFLREGLAARRILSCAAATALKDGRRAALAGLVLVRQRPATATGVVFLTIEDETGIANLVVWRDVFDRHRAILTTARALAARGRVQKEGEVVHVIAEAFDDLSADLARIGDLGVRSRDFH; translated from the coding sequence ATGACTTACGCCGAGCTTCAGGTCACCACCCATTTCAGCTTCCTGCGCGGCGCGTCGTCGGCCGAGGAGCTGTTCGCCCAGGCGGCGCTGCTCGGGCTGCCCGCGCTCGGGGTCGCCGACCGCCACTCGCTCGCCGGGATCGTGCGCGCCCACGAGGCGGCCAAGGCGACCGGCGTGCGTCTCGTCGTCGGCTGCCGCCTCGACCTCGCGGAGGGCGCGGCGGTGCTGGTCTATCCCGTCGATCGCGACGCCTACGCCCGTCTCTGCCGCCTGCTCACCCTCGGCAAGGGGCGCGGCGGCAAGGGGCGGTGCGTGCTGGGATGGGCCGACCTTGCGGCGCTGGCGGGCGGAACGATGGCGATTCTCGTGCCCGACCGCGCCGACGACGCCTGCGCGGGCGACCTGCGGCGGCTGCGCGGGGTCTTCGGCGCCGACGCCTCGCTCGCGCTGACCCTGCGCCGCCGCCCCAACGATCAACTCCGCCTGCACGAGCTCGCCGAACTGGCGCGGTGCGAACGGGTGGCGGCGGTGGTCACCAACGACGTGCTCTATCATCTGCCGGGCCGCCGCATCCTTCAGGACGTCGTCACCTGCATCCGCCACGGCAAGACCATCGACGACCTGGGCTTCCTGCGCGAACGCCACGCCGACCGCTACCTCAAGCCTCCCGCCGAGATGGCGCGGCTGTTCCCGCGCTACCCCGAGGCGCTCGCCCGCGCCGCCGAAATCGCCGACCGCTGCCGCTTCTCCCTCGACGAACTCGCCTACCAGTACCCGGAGGAGCGGAGCTTCCCCGGCCTCACGCCGCAGCAGGCGCTGGCGCGCCGCGTCGCCGAGGGAGCGGCGCGCCGCTATCCCGGCGGCGTGCCGGAGACGGTGCGCGCCAGCCTGGAGCACGAGCTGACGCTGATCGGGCGGCTCGCCTACGCGCCCTATTTCCTCACCGTCGACAGCATCGTCCGCCACGCGCGCAGCCGCGGCATCCTCTGCCAGGGGCGGGGCTCGGCGGCGAATTCGGCGGTGTGCTACGTGCTCGGTATCACCGCGATCGACCCGGCGCGCCACGACCTGCTGTTCGAACGCTTCGTCTCCGCCGAGCGGCGCGAACCGCCGGACATCGACGTCGACTTCGAGCACGAACGGCGCGAGGAGGTGATCCAGTGGGTCTACGACACCTACGGCCGCGACCGCGCCGCCCTCTGCGCGGTGGTGACGCGCTACCGCGCCCGCGGTGCGCTGCGCGACGTCGGCAAGGCGCTGGGGCTGACCGAGGACGTGATCAAGGCGCTTTCCGGCCGGGTGTGGGGGTGGGGCTCCCGCGGCCTCACCGCCGACGAGGCGGCGGAGATCGGCTTCGACCCCGCCGACCGCCGCCTGCGCCTCGCGCTCGACCTCGCCGAACTGCTGATCGGCACGCCGCGTCACCTCTCGCAGCACCCCGGCGGCTTCGTCCTCACCCGCGACCGCCTCGACGGCCTGGTGCCGATCGAACCGGCGGCGATGGCGGACCGGCAGGTGATCGAGTGGGACAAGGACGACATCGACGCCCTCGGCTTCATGAAGGTCGACTGCCTCGCCCTCGGCATGCTCTCGTGCCTGCGGCGCGGGCTCGATCTCCTTGCCGCCCACAAGGGCGTGGTGCTCGATCTCGCCGGGATTCCCGCCGAGGATCCGGAGACCTACGCGATGATCGCCAGGGCCGACACCGTCGGCGTGTTCCAGATCGAATCCCGCGCGCAGATGGCGATGCTGCCGCGCCTCAGGCCCAAGACCTTCTACGATCTGGTGATTCAGGTGGCGATCGTCCGCCCCGGGCCGATCCAGGGCGACATGGTCCACCCCTACCTGCGCCGCCGCGACGGCAAGGAGCCGGTCGACTATCCCTCCGACGATCTGCGCGCGGTGCTGGAGAAGACCCTCGGCGTGCCGCTGTTCCAGGAGCAGGCGATGCGCGTCGCGATCGTCGGCGCGGGCTTCACCCCGAGCGAGGCCGATCAACTGCGCCGCAGCATGGCCACCTTCAGGAGCCGGGGCGGGGTTTCGGCGTTCGCGGAGAAGCTGGTGGGCGGCATGGTGGCGAAGGGCTATTCCCGCGAGTTCGCCGAACGCACCTTCCGCCAGCTCGAAGGGTTCGGGTCCTACGGCTTCCCCGAGAGCCATGCGGCGTCGTTCGCGTTGATCGCCTACGCGTCGAGCTGGCTCAAGCGCCATCACCCCGAGGTTTTCTGCGCCGCGCTGCTGAACGCCCAGCCGATGGGGTTCTACGCTCCGGCGCAGATCGTCCGAGACGCCCGCGAGCACGGCGTGACGGTGCGCCCGGCGTGCGTCAACGCCTCGCGCTGGGACTGCACGCTGGAGCCCGACGGCCCCGGCCGTTTCGCCGTGCGACTCGGCCTGCGGATGGTCAAGGGGCTCGCCAACGCCGCCGCGGCGCGGCTGGTCGCGGCGCGCGGCGCGGGCCGCTTCGCCTCCCCCGACGATCTCTGGCGGCGCGCGGGCGTGCCCGCGGCGGCGCTGGTCCGGCTCGCCGAGGCCGACGCCTTCCACCCCGCCTTCGGTCTCGCCCGGCGCGAGGCGCTGTGGGCGCTCAAGGGCCTGAGGGACGAGCCGTTGCCGCTGTTCGCCGCCGCCGCGGCGCGGGAGAGCTTCCCCGAGGCGGCGGAACCGGCGGTGGCGCTCAAGCCGATGGCGGCGGGCGGCGAGGTGGCGGCGGACTACGGCCGTCTCGGCCTTTCCCTCCGCGCGCATCCGTTGAGCTTCCTGCGCGAGGGCCTCGCGGCGCGGCGGATCCTCTCGTGCGCCGCGGCGACCGCGCTCAAGGACGGCCGCCGCGCCGCCCTCGCCGGACTGGTGCTGGTGCGGCAGCGCCCCGCCACCGCCACCGGCGTGGTGTTCCTCACCATCGAGGACGAAACCGGCATCGCCAATTTGGTGGTGTGGCGCGACGTGTTCGATCGCCATCGCGCGATTCTGACGACCGCGCGGGCGCTCGCCGCGCGCGGCAGGGTGCAGAAGGAGGGCGAGGTGGTCCACGTGATCGCCGAGGCGTTCGACGACCTCTCCGCCGATCTCGCCCGCATCGGCGATCTCGGCGTCCGCTCGCGCGACTTCCATTAG
- a CDS encoding Peptidase U32, with protein MNTVAKDAKITLGPLLFNWPAEKRRDYYFRVADEADVNSVILGEVVCSKRTPFMTKLWEEVIERVRAAGKEPIMSTQALILSSREMGWMRDIVADPGIYYEANDIAVADMLKGRPHMIGPMMNVYNEGTLATLARGGADRVCLPFEMSGETTAVLAKSGIMEVEAFVYGRMPLAIAARCYHARAFNLPKDNCRYVCNLHNDGMTVDTLEGKPFLTVNGTQTMSYTVNNLAAEIPQYLEMGVTRFRISPHDVDIVRLAEMFRGVIEGRTDPQEVLDETDGLVDGAPNSNGFFYDEEGLRYKVAE; from the coding sequence GTGAATACCGTCGCCAAGGACGCCAAGATCACCCTCGGGCCGCTGCTGTTCAACTGGCCGGCCGAGAAGCGCCGCGACTACTACTTCCGGGTCGCCGACGAAGCGGACGTGAATTCCGTGATCCTCGGCGAGGTGGTGTGCTCGAAGCGCACGCCGTTCATGACCAAGCTGTGGGAAGAGGTGATCGAGCGGGTGCGCGCCGCCGGCAAGGAACCGATCATGTCCACTCAGGCGCTGATCCTCTCCAGCCGCGAGATGGGCTGGATGCGCGACATCGTCGCCGACCCCGGCATCTATTACGAGGCCAACGACATCGCCGTCGCCGACATGCTGAAGGGCCGCCCGCACATGATCGGCCCGATGATGAACGTCTACAACGAAGGCACCCTCGCCACCCTCGCGCGCGGCGGCGCGGACCGCGTCTGCCTGCCGTTCGAAATGTCGGGCGAAACCACCGCGGTGCTGGCGAAATCCGGGATCATGGAGGTGGAGGCGTTCGTCTACGGCCGCATGCCGCTCGCGATCGCGGCGCGCTGCTATCACGCGCGCGCCTTCAACCTGCCCAAGGACAACTGCCGCTACGTCTGCAACCTCCACAACGACGGCATGACCGTCGACACCCTGGAGGGCAAGCCGTTCCTCACCGTCAACGGCACCCAGACGATGTCCTACACCGTCAACAATCTCGCCGCCGAGATTCCCCAATATCTGGAGATGGGAGTGACGCGCTTCCGGATCTCGCCGCACGACGTCGACATCGTGCGCCTCGCCGAGATGTTCCGCGGCGTCATCGAGGGCCGCACCGATCCGCAGGAGGTGCTGGACGAAACCGACGGCCTGGTCGACGGCGCGCCCAACTCCAACGGCTTCTTCTACGACGAGGAAGGCCTGCGCTACAAAGTCGCGGAATGA